DNA from Lentibacillus amyloliquefaciens:
GGAACAGTACAGGCTGGGTCGGTTTGATGATTCTGCTCGCATGCATTCCGGCAGTCTACGTCGTAATCATTCGTGTCATCCGGGTGAAACACTAAAATTATCTTTACCAATTAAAAAACAGGAAAACCCTCGGGTCTTCCTGTTTTCTACGTTAATTGTTTTGTATCATTTCCGGCACTTCGGTCAAATCGATTCCCCATGCTATCGGGAGCCAGAAATAAATAGCAAGTGCGGCCAATAAGATTCCAAATAGGTTCAAAGCAATACCGGCTTTGGCCATATCAGGAATCCGTAAATAGCCTGAACCGAACACGACAGCGTTTGGCGGTGTAGCAACAGGCAGCATGAATGCACTGGATGCAGCAACACCCGCAGCGACCATCACAGTAAATGGATGAACACCAAGCGCCATTGCCAGTGACCCCATAATCGGATACATCATATTGGCTGTTGCGGTGTTGGATGTAATCTCTGTCAGGAAAATAACCATACCGGCAACAACGAGCAATACAATAAACAGGTGAACGCCTTCCAGTACTGTAAGCTGATTACCCAGCCATTCGGATAAGCCGGATTCTTGGAACCCGCTTGCAATGGCTAAACCGCCGCCGAACAGCAGCAGAATCCCCCAAGGGAGTTTGACCGCGGAGTTCCAGTCCAATAAATGATCACCTTCCCGGTTTTTGGCCGGAATTATAAACAGAATGATTGCCGCTGTCATGGCGATAATCGCATCGCTGATATTTTCATTTACAAATTCAACGAGGATAAATGAACGGGTGATCCAAGCCAAAGCAGCAATCGTGAAAACAACAAGCACACCTTTTTCCTCAAATGATGCTTTGCCTAAAGCGTCTTTCTGTTCTTGGATAATTTCCCGTCCGCCAGGCAACTGATTGACTTTTTGCGGATAGGCAACTTTTACCAAATAAAACCATATAACAAAAATGAACAACCATGCGACCGGAACACCGAACAGCATCCATCCCGCAAACGAGATTTCAATGCCATACATATTATCGACAGCACCGGCCAGTGCAGTGTTTGGCGGTGTGCCGATCAGCGTCGAAATACCGCCAACTGAAGCAGAATAGGCTATCGCCAGCATGAGAGCCTTACCGAAAGCAAAATTTTCTTTAGATGTATCAATTGTATCGTCATTCTTTAATTGATCAGAAACCTGATAAATGATAGCAAGGCCGATCGGTACCATCATCATGGCGGTTGCCGTATTGGAAATCCACATTGACAGGAACCCGGTTGCCACCATAAAACCGAGAATGATTCGTTCGGTGTTGGTTCCGATAACCGAAATGATTGTCAATGCGATACGTTTGTGCAGATTCCATTTTTCCATAGCCAGGGCAATCATAAACCCGCCCATAAAAAGAAAAACCGTATCATCGCCGTATGATGAGGTTGTCGGCGCAATTTCAAGTCCGCCTGTCAGCGGAAACAGAATAATCGGAAGCAGGGAAGTCGCCGGAATCGGAATAGCCTCGGTCATCCACCATACAGCGATCCATATAGTGCTGGCCAGAACCGCTTGTCCAGCATCTGAAAGTCCCTCCGGCTGGAAAAATAGTAACGTCAATATAAATAAAACAGGACCTAAAATTAATCCAATCAATTGGGCGGTGGAATAAGGGCGTTTATGGTTCGTACCATTTCCATTTCCGCCGCTTGTTTCTTTCGTGCTGTTTGGATTCGTGCTGTCAGAACCAAATTTTGACTCATTTGGCCGCACGAAAAACCTGAGCATCTCTTTTGCCTGGTCGTGTTTGTCCCATAGCCAGTTCCAAGTAGCAGTTATCATACAGCTCCTCCTTTAAAAAAATAATATAAAAAATGAAATCGATAACATTCACCATTATAAATAAACATTCAACACTGGGCAAGCTATTTTGTCTTCTGTCCCACCTGAAAACGTTATGTTAAGCTGTTAATAGAATGCTATATAAACGTCGTTGGAGGCGATATGCATGTCAGTTTACATGCAAGCTGTTGGGGATTTTGCTGTTAAGATTCAGTTTCAGGGAAGCGTGACACCTGCCTTGAACAGGTCAATTCAGTTGTTCTCCCGCAAGCTTGACCACGCCGGGATATATGGAGTTGTGGAATGGGTTCCGGCATATGATTCGATAACCATCTATTATCAACCAAAAAAGATCCGTTATCGTGAACTCTGCAGAGAACTTGACCATGTATTCCGGATAGAGTTGGAAGAAAAAAATATTGGAACACGGCTTATAACCATTCCGGTTGTGTATGGCGGGGAGTATGGCCCTGATTTGAAACGGGTTGCTGCTGTTAATGAATTGTCAGAAGACGGCGTAATAGCGCTTCATACCCAAAATACGTATCTTGTCTATATGCTGGGCTTTTTGCCGGGTTTCCCTTATCTTGGCGGACTTGACAAACGCATTGCCACACCAAGACTTGAAGCGCCGCGTGAGAAAACATCAGCAGGATCAGTCGGCATTGCGCACGAACAAACCGGTGTTTATTCGTTGGAGTCCCCGGGCGGCTGGA
Protein-coding regions in this window:
- a CDS encoding SLC13 family permease; the protein is MITATWNWLWDKHDQAKEMLRFFVRPNESKFGSDSTNPNSTKETSGGNGNGTNHKRPYSTAQLIGLILGPVLFILTLLFFQPEGLSDAGQAVLASTIWIAVWWMTEAIPIPATSLLPIILFPLTGGLEIAPTTSSYGDDTVFLFMGGFMIALAMEKWNLHKRIALTIISVIGTNTERIILGFMVATGFLSMWISNTATAMMMVPIGLAIIYQVSDQLKNDDTIDTSKENFAFGKALMLAIAYSASVGGISTLIGTPPNTALAGAVDNMYGIEISFAGWMLFGVPVAWLFIFVIWFYLVKVAYPQKVNQLPGGREIIQEQKDALGKASFEEKGVLVVFTIAALAWITRSFILVEFVNENISDAIIAMTAAIILFIIPAKNREGDHLLDWNSAVKLPWGILLLFGGGLAIASGFQESGLSEWLGNQLTVLEGVHLFIVLLVVAGMVIFLTEITSNTATANMMYPIMGSLAMALGVHPFTVMVAAGVAASSAFMLPVATPPNAVVFGSGYLRIPDMAKAGIALNLFGILLAALAIYFWLPIAWGIDLTEVPEMIQNN
- the pxpB gene encoding 5-oxoprolinase subunit PxpB yields the protein MSVYMQAVGDFAVKIQFQGSVTPALNRSIQLFSRKLDHAGIYGVVEWVPAYDSITIYYQPKKIRYRELCRELDHVFRIELEEKNIGTRLITIPVVYGGEYGPDLKRVAAVNELSEDGVIALHTQNTYLVYMLGFLPGFPYLGGLDKRIATPRLEAPREKTSAGSVGIAHEQTGVYSLESPGGWNIIGKTPMKLFDFQKEDAFLFRPGDKVQFYQIDECEYKTIKQELADGSFEMGKVISDDKAD